The following are from one region of the Capsicum annuum cultivar UCD-10X-F1 chromosome 1, UCD10Xv1.1, whole genome shotgun sequence genome:
- the LOC107870760 gene encoding uncharacterized protein LOC107870760, producing MEMLEAKQQRMNVENLKKQDDNTRRLDILLSHMKSEKRLDAITWGRSRAALVYGNSPSERGDSSVSGNFRPVSSLVTPIFFMANRGCVRAFGGSPTVCESLKVQFCAGQSGIPGTCNNG from the exons ATGGAGATGCTTGAGGCAAAGCAACAAAGAATGAATGTTGAAAACTTGAAGAAACAGGATGATAACACTCGTCGTCTTGATATTTTGTTGAGCCACATGAAATCTGAAAAGCGATTAGATGCAATAACATGGGGAAGATCTCGAGCTGCCTTGGTTTACGGAAACTCTCCTAGCGAAAGAGGAGACTCATCTGTGAGTGGCAATTTCAGGCCAGTTTCTTCTCTGGTAACCCCTATATTTTTTATGGCTAATAGAG GTTGTGTTCGAGCTTTTGGTGGCTCACCAACTGTATGTGAATCGCTCAAAGTGCAGTTTTGCGCAGGACAAAGTGGAATACCTGGGACATGTAATAATGGGTGA